Below is a window of Saccharomonospora viridis DSM 43017 DNA.
TGGCACACGGCTTCGCGGTCCTCGCCCGGAGCGGGAACCTCGCTGAGGACCTCGGCGAGGCCTCTCCCCTCTCCGTGTTCCGGCGCATCGCCCAGAGGACGATCCCGGCCGTCGACCCCGTCAGCGAGGCCGACGGCTCCACGACGCGTCCCTGAGCTTCCGTCCCTCACAAACAGGGACGGAAGCGGTCACACCGCGTTCAGCGGCGCAGTCCGCGCTCCACCGCGGCGATGAGCTCCGGCCGCAACGACTCGGGCGGGATCACCGCATCCACCGAACCCACCTCGACGGCCCGCTGGATGGAGTGCACGTTGTCGAACTCGGCCGCGACCTCGCCGAGCTTCTCCGCCCGCACCGATGCCTTGACCTCGGCCAGTCGCGTCGCCAACTCGGCGCGCTCCTCGTCGTCGGCCCGGGTGAGCCGCTCCTCGAGCTTCCGGACCCGCTCGTCGGCGGCCGTGCGGGCGTCGACCTCGCCGGAGAACACCACGGCCGCTGCCGGGGCACCCCCGAGCACCGAGGCGAACGAACCCTCCACCGCCAGCACCGTCATGTTCGGGTTCAGTGCCTTCGAGAACACCACGAACGCACCACCGTGATAGCGCGAGATCACGCAGAACACGATCGGTCCCTCGAAGTTCACGATGGCGCGGCCGATCTCGGCTCCGTACTCCAACTGGAGCTTGCGCATCGACTCGGGAGAACCGTCGAAGCCGGACAGGTTCGCCAACACCACGAGCGGCCGGTTTCCGCTGGCCGCGTTGATGGCCCGTGCCACCTTCTTCGACGAGCGCGGGAACAACGTGCCCGCCGTGTAGGTGTCGGGACCGTCCGTCGGCGGGAAACCGCGACGCGGTACCGACCGCGACTCGATACCCACCAGACACACCGGCCAACCACCGAGGCGCGCGTCCTGCACCACGGCGGTTTCGGCGTCGGCCATCCCCGCCCAGCGCTCCAACACGGGGTGGTCGGCGTCGGCGACCGCCCGCATCACCGTGCGGATGTCGAACGGCTTCTTCCGGTCCGGGTTCTTCTCGGCGGAGAAGATCTCCCCGACCGTGGTGAACTCGCTGTCCACCACGTTGTGGGGGTAGTCGCGGACGTCACGGTCGCGGGGGTCGGTGGTCTCGGCCCGCCGCGGTCCGCGCTCACCCGGGACCACATAGGTGTGCTCGTAGTGCGACAGGAGCACGTCACAGGCCCCCGCGAGGTTCGGAGCCCAGTACTGGGCCTGACCGTTCGGCCCCATCACCCGGTCGTAGCCGCCGATCCCGAAGTTGTCCTCGGCGGACACCCCACCCGAGAAGTCCAGCGACTGTTTACCGGTGAGCACCATCGCCGAGTCCGGCGTCATCACGAGGATGCCCTTGGTGTGCATGAGCATGGTGGCCTCGGCATTCCAGTACGGCTGCGCACCGACGTTGATACCGGCCACCACGACGTTGATCTCCCCACCGTCCTGGGTGAAGTGCACGATGCGCTTCAGCGCGGCCGCCACCCAGTCCATGTTCTCCGTACCGGAGTCCATGGCGATACGCGCACCGGCCGACAGGGCGAACCACTCCACCGGAACACGCATGCGCTCGGCCAGGTCGAGGGCCGCGATCACCCGGGCGCACTCCGGCTCCGCGAGGGCACCCAACGACTTGGTGGGATCGCCCAGCAACACCACACGGGTCACTCCCTCCGGGTAGAGCTTCGTCGGCGTGGTGACCACACCGACGACGATCCCGGCCGTGTTGCCGCCCTTCGGCCTGTCGACAGGCACGAGCTCGCCCTCGTCGTCGAGGTCGTACTCCACGAACGTGCCGTTCTTGCCCGCGACCAGCTCGACCAGTTCGTACGGGTACACGGTGTTGCGCCGCCGCGCACGCAGGACCTTCTGCCCATAGGCGTCGAGCGGCCGGATCACCTCGGTGGACGGCGTGGTCATGCGCACGCTCACCCCGGAACCGGGGTTGTGGGTGATGAGCACCGCGACGTCCCGCGTGGCACCGGTCTCAGGGTCACGCCGCCGGCCGAGGAACTCGACCTCCTCGACCCCCGCGCCGGTCGTGGTGGGCACCACCCGGTTCGCCACCGCACGCAACTCCTCGGTGGTCAGCTCGATCGGAGGCCACACGTAGATCACGACACGGTTGGTGTCGAGGCGCTTCTTCACGGGCCGCCGCACCTGCTGCGCACGGATGGCGTCGAGGCAGGCGGCCAGCGTCCCCTCCACGGCGGGCAACGCGACCAGGCGGCCCTGGGAATCCCGCAGCGGCGTGAGGTCCCGCACCTGTGCCAGTGCCACGAACCGTTCGTCGGACGGATTGTCCGGCGCGACGCACCGCATCAGGTAGACCTCCTCGTCGGCCGAGGGCAGCCGGGTGAGGTCGAACTCGCTGAAGCGGCGCAGTTGCAGTCGCTGCGCGACCAGCGGGTGCAGACCTCGGATCAACCGGTCCTCGACCAAACCCGAGGCCGACGCCCGGAACGTGTAGTGGTGGTGCATCACCGACCCGCTGCGTCCCGCCACGGTCGTGGTGACACGGCGCACCGAGTCCGGCAACGACACCTCGGTGAGCGTGGCGAGCAGCTTCGCGGCGGCGGTGTCGTCGTCGGCGAATTCGTCCGACCAGGACAGATACAGGTCCACGACGAGCCCGGTGTCCGTCGCGTCGTCCGCGGCCTCGGAGACCGCGTGCAAAGCGTCGACCACCCGCTGGGGATCGGCCGCTGTGGACACCACCCGCACGCGTTCGGAGTCGAGCTCGTAATCCGCTGTCACGCACGAGAAGTCCGCCACTCGACGGACCTGAACGTTCGCCAACGACCGGTCCCGGTAGTAACGCCGGAGTATGACCTCCAACAGCGGGCCGAGATCGGCGCCCTGTCGGTGGATCCGCTGGCCGAGCACCCGTACCAGAGGTTCGGAGCACGAGACCATCTCGGCGATCCGCTCGGAGCGGTCGGCCGCGTCCGGGTGGGCGTCGAGGTAACGGAGGTGGCGCCGCACGTTCGCGTAGAGCTCGGCACGCCTCCGACGCAGCATCGGCTGCGCGAACCATCGGAACACCACGCTGCGGGCGAGATCGGCCACCACGGGGAACCGCACCTGGGTGGCCACGACCACGTGCTCCAGCACGTGGCCGATCGTCTCCCGCACCGACTGTTCGGGCGCGGGTTCGGCGAGCCACTGCCGCAGCAGAGCGGTCACCACACCGATGTCGCCACCCGCACGCTGGTGGACGCAGAACAGACGGAACACCGCCTCGGTGAGCTCGGGCCCCTGTTCCAGGTCGGTCACACCGTAGTGCGCGAGCGCCCGGGTCAGTCGCTGCTGGAACACCTCCGACAACCCGGCCCTGTCCACATCCAGGCTCTGCAGATACGTGTGGAAGTACTCGTGGGGACTGTGCAGCCTGGTGCTGGCCGAGCCCTCGCCGTCCACGGGTTTGTTGCGACTGAGCTCCGACAGGTCGGCGAACACCCGCAGCAGCTCCCCTTCGGCCTTCACCGGCCTGCGGCCCGCCTCGACGAGTTCGGCACGCGCGGCGAGGTAGTCGTCCAGCGCCCGGGCCTCGTCGTCGAGGTCGAGGTCGTACCCCAACAGACGGCTGCGCAGCTCGGCACGCGCCCGTTCCGCCCGCTGTTCGGCGTCGACCGCCTCGACCCGGGGTGGGATCCCGAGATCCTCCCGCTGACCACCAGCGTCCGCGTCGACCTCGTCGGTATCCAGTGGTTCCAGTCGCAACAGCGGCGCTCCGGCCTCCACCTGGCTGCCGACCGACACGGGACGTTCCCGCAGCACGGCCCGGAAGGGCGCCCGTAGCACCGTCTCCATCTTCATGCTCTCCAGCACGAGCACGGGAGCACCCGCCTCGACCTCGGAGCCGACGTCCACGGGAGCCGCCACCACCAAGGCGGGAGCGGGCGAACGGACGATGCCGCCCTCGTCGCGACTGATGCGGTGGACCGTGCCGTCGATCTCGACCACGTGAACGGGTCCGTGGGTTCCCGTGACGAACCGGTATCGACGTCCGTGGACCAGCAGCTGCCCCGTGGCGGTGCCGTGCCGTTCGATCTCGACGTCGACCGTGTGCGCCGTCGGCCCGTCCTCGATTTCGACCCTGAACCGCTGCGGCGCGGTGCGAGCCACGGTGATCCGGTAGCTCGTGCCCCGCAGTTTCAGCTCCACGGCACGGCTGCCGGTGTGTCGCACCTGCGGCCGTCCGCCACGCGCGGTGGACAACAGGTGTTGCTGCTCGGCCTGTTCGGCCTCCGTGTAGGCGTCGATCGCGGCCACGGCCAACGCCACGCCCGAGTGGCGGGTGGCCTGCAACCGTCCTTGTGCCCGCATCCTGTCGATCCACCCGGTGTCGGCGCTGCCGTCGATCACCTCAGGCGCATCGAGCAGATCGAGCAGGAAGCTCTTGTTCGTCGACCCGCCTTCGATGAGCACGTCCGTGTCCGCCACCGCGCGGCGCAACCGGGCCAGGGCCTCGTCCCGGTCCCGACCGTAGGCGATGATCTTCGCGATCATGGAGTCGAAGTCGGCCGGGATCGTGTCGCCCTCGCTGACTCCGGTGTCGACACGGATACCGGGTCCGGAAGGGAAGTTCAACAGGCTGATCCGCCCCGGCGCGGGAGCGAAATCGCGATCGGGGTCCTCCGCGTTGAGCCTCGCCTCCACCGCATGCCCGATCTCCCGTGGCCGCTGACCGTCGAGTGTGCCCCCCGCGGCCACGTGCAGCTGCGCCTTCACCAGGTCCATACCGGTGGTGGCCTCGGTGATCGGGTGTTCCACCTGCAGCCGGGTGTTGACCTCGAGGAAGGCGAACAGCTTCTCCGCAGGTTGGTAGAGGAACTCCACGGTGGCCGCGCCCCGGTACCCCACTGCGAGCGCCAGGCGTTCGGCCGACGCCTTGAGTTCCTCGGTTTGTTCGGGCGTCAACAGCGGCGACGCCGACTCCTCGATGACCTTCTGATTGCGTCGCTGCACCGAGCAGTCACGCACGCCCAGGGCCCACGCGGTGCCCTGGCCGTCGGCGATGACCTGCACCTCGACGTGTCGGGCACCGGTGACGAGACGTTCCAGGAACACGACGCCGCTGCCGAAGGCACGCTCGGCCTCCGACCGGGTGCGCTCGTAAGCGTCGACGAGCTCGGCTTCGGACGACACCACCCGGATCCCCCGGCCACCACCGCCCGCGGTGGCCTTGAGCATGAGCGGATAACCGATCCGCTCGGCGGCGGCGCGGGCGGCG
It encodes the following:
- a CDS encoding carboxyl transferase domain-containing protein, yielding MFRRVAIVNRGEAAMRLVHAVKEHNAEGGSRLETVAFYTDADREATFVREADHAYCLGPASTRPYLNLGILEQALRETEADAAWVGWGFVAEDPAFAELCDRLGVTFIGPSAEAMRKLGDKIGAKLLAEEVGVPVAPWSRGPVEDLDAARAAAERIGYPLMLKATAGGGGRGIRVVSSEAELVDAYERTRSEAERAFGSGVVFLERLVTGARHVEVQVIADGQGTAWALGVRDCSVQRRNQKVIEESASPLLTPEQTEELKASAERLALAVGYRGAATVEFLYQPAEKLFAFLEVNTRLQVEHPITEATTGMDLVKAQLHVAAGGTLDGQRPREIGHAVEARLNAEDPDRDFAPAPGRISLLNFPSGPGIRVDTGVSEGDTIPADFDSMIAKIIAYGRDRDEALARLRRAVADTDVLIEGGSTNKSFLLDLLDAPEVIDGSADTGWIDRMRAQGRLQATRHSGVALAVAAIDAYTEAEQAEQQHLLSTARGGRPQVRHTGSRAVELKLRGTSYRITVARTAPQRFRVEIEDGPTAHTVDVEIERHGTATGQLLVHGRRYRFVTGTHGPVHVVEIDGTVHRISRDEGGIVRSPAPALVVAAPVDVGSEVEAGAPVLVLESMKMETVLRAPFRAVLRERPVSVGSQVEAGAPLLRLEPLDTDEVDADAGGQREDLGIPPRVEAVDAEQRAERARAELRSRLLGYDLDLDDEARALDDYLAARAELVEAGRRPVKAEGELLRVFADLSELSRNKPVDGEGSASTRLHSPHEYFHTYLQSLDVDRAGLSEVFQQRLTRALAHYGVTDLEQGPELTEAVFRLFCVHQRAGGDIGVVTALLRQWLAEPAPEQSVRETIGHVLEHVVVATQVRFPVVADLARSVVFRWFAQPMLRRRRAELYANVRRHLRYLDAHPDAADRSERIAEMVSCSEPLVRVLGQRIHRQGADLGPLLEVILRRYYRDRSLANVQVRRVADFSCVTADYELDSERVRVVSTAADPQRVVDALHAVSEAADDATDTGLVVDLYLSWSDEFADDDTAAAKLLATLTEVSLPDSVRRVTTTVAGRSGSVMHHHYTFRASASGLVEDRLIRGLHPLVAQRLQLRRFSEFDLTRLPSADEEVYLMRCVAPDNPSDERFVALAQVRDLTPLRDSQGRLVALPAVEGTLAACLDAIRAQQVRRPVKKRLDTNRVVIYVWPPIELTTEELRAVANRVVPTTTGAGVEEVEFLGRRRDPETGATRDVAVLITHNPGSGVSVRMTTPSTEVIRPLDAYGQKVLRARRRNTVYPYELVELVAGKNGTFVEYDLDDEGELVPVDRPKGGNTAGIVVGVVTTPTKLYPEGVTRVVLLGDPTKSLGALAEPECARVIAALDLAERMRVPVEWFALSAGARIAMDSGTENMDWVAAALKRIVHFTQDGGEINVVVAGINVGAQPYWNAEATMLMHTKGILVMTPDSAMVLTGKQSLDFSGGVSAEDNFGIGGYDRVMGPNGQAQYWAPNLAGACDVLLSHYEHTYVVPGERGPRRAETTDPRDRDVRDYPHNVVDSEFTTVGEIFSAEKNPDRKKPFDIRTVMRAVADADHPVLERWAGMADAETAVVQDARLGGWPVCLVGIESRSVPRRGFPPTDGPDTYTAGTLFPRSSKKVARAINAASGNRPLVVLANLSGFDGSPESMRKLQLEYGAEIGRAIVNFEGPIVFCVISRYHGGAFVVFSKALNPNMTVLAVEGSFASVLGGAPAAAVVFSGEVDARTAADERVRKLEERLTRADDEERAELATRLAEVKASVRAEKLGEVAAEFDNVHSIQRAVEVGSVDAVIPPESLRPELIAAVERGLRR